GGCAGCGAGTCCGCGGAGGCGAGGAACCAGCGCCTGGCCAGCGCCAGCCACGAGTTGACCTACCTGGACCGGTACGACTATGCTGTCGTGAATGACCAGGTCGACGCGGCCGTCGACAAGCTGCTGGCGATCATCAAGGCGGAGAAGTGCCGCGTCTCCAGGCAACCCGACCTGATCGAGAAAATCCGCAGTGGGGGAGCGGTCTGAATGGACGTCCCATTGCCGTCGATGGACGAACTGGTGAAGAAGGTCGACACGCGCTACACCATGGTCATCATCGCCGCGAAGCGTGCGCGCCAGATCCTCGAGGGATCGCGTCCCCTCGCGGGCACCGTGAAAGACAAGCCGGTCACCGCCGCCCTGAAGGAGCTGGCGGTGGGGCAGCTGCGCTGG
The sequence above is drawn from the Clostridia bacterium genome and encodes:
- a CDS encoding DNA-directed RNA polymerase subunit omega codes for the protein MDVPLPSMDELVKKVDTRYTMVIIAAKRARQILEGSRPLAGTVKDKPVTAALKELAVGQLRWEQRKSGVK